One segment of Myotis daubentonii chromosome 11, mMyoDau2.1, whole genome shotgun sequence DNA contains the following:
- the IER5L gene encoding immediate early response gene 5-like protein, with amino-acid sequence MECALDAQSLISISLRKIHSSRTQRGGIKLHKNLLVSYVLRNARQLYLSERYAELYRRQQQQQQQQPPHHQHQHLPYAAPGMPASAADFGPLQLGGGGDAEAREPAARHQLHQLHQLHQLHLQQQLHQHQHPAPRGCAAAAAGVPAGGAGALSELPGCASLQPPHGAPHRGQPLEPLQPSPAPLPPPAPAALCPRDPRASAACSAPPGAAPQAAAAASPPASPAPASSPGFYRSAYPAPSDFGVHCSSQTTVLDLDTHVVTTVENGYLHQDCCASAHCPCCGHGAPGPGLASAAGCKRKYYPGQEEEDDEDAGDLGAEPPGGALFAPCKRARFEDFCPDSSPDASNISNLISIFGSGFSGLVSRQPDSSEQPPPLNGQLCAKQALASLGAWTRAIVAF; translated from the coding sequence ATGGAGTGCGCCCTGGACGCCCAGAGCCTGATCAGCATCTCCCTGCGCAAGATCCACAGCTCCCGGACCCAGCGCGGCGGCATCAAGCTGCACAAGAACCTCCTGGTATCCTACGTGCTCCGCAACGCGCGCCAGCTCTACCTGAGCGAGCGCTACGCCGAGCTCTAccggcgccagcagcagcagcaacagcagcagccgcctcaccaccagcaccagcacctccCGTACGCGGCGCCGGGCATGCCGGCCAGCGCGGCCGACTTCGGCCCGCTCCAACTTGGTGGCGGCGGGGACGCGGAGGCGCGCGAGCCGGCCGCCCGGCACCAGCTGCACCAGCTTCACCAgctccaccagctgcacctccagcagcagctgcaccagcaccagcacccggCGCCCAGGGgctgcgcggcggcggcggccggggtgCCCGCGGGCGGCGCGGGGGCGCTCTCGGAGCTGCCCGGTTGCGCCTCGCTCCAGCCGCCGCACGGCGCGCCCCACCGCGGGCAGCCCTTGGAGCCGCTGCAGCCGAGTCCTGCGCCTCTGCCTCCGCCCGCGCCCGCCGCGCTCTGCCCGCGGGACCCTCGCGCCTCAGCCGCCTGCTCCGCGCCCCCAGGGGCCGCCCCtcaggctgctgctgccgcctcccctcccgcctccccggcccccgcctcctcccctggcTTCTACCGGAGCGCGTACCCGGCCCCCTCGGACTTCGGCGTGCACTGCAGCAGCCAGACCACCGTGCTGGACCTGGACACTCACGTGGTGACCACGGTGGAGAACGGCTACTTGCACCAGGACTGCTGCGCCTCCGCCCACTGCCCCTGCTGTGGCCACGGCGCCCCGGGACCCGGCCTGGCTTCCGCCGCCGGCTGCAAGCGCAAGTATTAccctggccaggaggaggaggacgacgaGGACGCGGGCGACCTGGGAGCCGAGCCCCCCGGGGGCGCCCTGTTCGCCCCCTGCAAGCGCGCCCGCTTCGAGGACTTTTGCCCGGACTCGTCCCCGGACGCGTCCAACATCTCAAACTTGATCTCCATCTTTGGCTCAGGCTTCTCGGGGCTGGTGAGCCGACAGCCGGACTCCTCGGAGCAGCCGCCACCTCTCAACGGGCAGCTGTGCGCCAAGCAGGCGCTCGCCAGCCTCGGCGCCTGGACTCGAGCCATTGTCGCCTTCTAG